A region from the Brassica napus cultivar Da-Ae unplaced genomic scaffold, Da-Ae ScsIHWf_1204;HRSCAF=1723, whole genome shotgun sequence genome encodes:
- the LOC125596400 gene encoding uncharacterized protein LOC125596400 translates to MWTNKFFFLLTVACMVVFGTAQTLPSIPGQDPADCLSSLELIPNCISEIFGSIISGQIGTIGHSCCHAFLGLNADCVTQTFASAPLFPPTLRVHCSKQS, encoded by the coding sequence ATGTGGACCAACAAGTTTTTCTTCCTTCTTACAGTTGCATGCATGGTCGTGTTCGGTACAGCTCAAACGTTGCCTTCGATACCTGGACAGGACCCAGCAGATTGTTTGTCATCGTTGGAACTTATTCCTAACTGTATCTCAGAAATTTTTGGATCGATAATAAGTGGACAAATCGGGACTATTGGTCACTCTTGCTGCCATGCCTTTTTGGGTCTCAATGCAGATTGTGTCACTCAGACGTTTGCCTCCGCTCCTCTCTTCCCTCCGACTCTACGGGTTCATTGTTCCAAACAATCGTAA
- the LOC106428974 gene encoding nitrile-specifier protein 5-like, with protein sequence MSPVAENKWVKVGQKGSGPGPRSSHALTVVGNKVYCFGGELKPTIHIDNDLYVFDLETQEWSIAPATGDAPFPCFGVSMVPIGTTIYVYGGRDDTRRYNGLYSYDTLTNKWEMLSPVEEGLPGRSYHSMACDDRNVYVFGGVTAKGRVNTLHGYDVVGRKWVEYPAGGEACKGRGGPGLVVVEGKVWVLFGFDGNELGDIHCFDLGTCKWTAVETTGDVPPARSVFPAVRSGKEIVVYGGEEEPHELMHMGAGKLSGEVYRLDTETLVWEKVVDGTEEGKKPSPRGWCAFAVAVKDGEEGLLVHGGNSPTNERLDDMVFWRF encoded by the exons ATGAGTCCTGTGGCTGAGAACAAATGGGTCAag GTGGGTCAGAAAGGATCAGGTCCTGGACCAAGAAGCTCACATGCACTTACCGTCGTGGGCAACAAAGTCTACTGCTTTGGCGGGGAGCTTAAACCAACGATCCACATCGACAACGATCTCTACGTCTTCGATCTCGAGACTCAAGAATGGTCCATAGCCCCAGCAACAGGGGACGCTCCGTTCCCCTGTTTCGGTGTCTCAATGGTCCCTATCGGCACCACCATCTACGTCTACGGTGGCCGCGACGACACTCGCAGATACAACGGCCTTTACTCTTACGACACTCTCACAAACAAGTGGGAGATGCTGTCTCCCGTTGAGGAAGGGCTTCCCGGTCGTAGCTACCACTCTATGGCATGTGATGATCGTAACGTTTACGTCTTTGGTGGTGTTACGGCCAAAGGACGTGTAAACACGTTGCATGGCTATGACGTGGTTGGTCGGAAGTGGGTTGAGTATCCGGCGGGTGGTGAAGCTTGTAAAGGGAGAGGAGGACCAGGGCTTGTGGTTGTGGAAGGGAAGGTTTGGGTTTTGTTTGGGTTTGACGGTAATGAATTGGGTGATATTCATTGCTTTGATTTGGGTACATGTAAATGGACCGCTGTGGAGACCACCGGGGATGTACCGCCGGCGAGAAGTGTGTTTCCGGCGGTTCGTTCGGGGAAAGAGATTGTGGTATATGGTGGTGAGGAGGAGCCGCATGAGCTGATGCATATGGGAGCTGGGAAGTTGTCTGGAGAGGTTTATAGGCTTGATACGGAGACGTTGGTTTGGGAGAAGGTTGTGGATGGTACTGAGGAAGGGAAGAAGCCGAGTCCACGTGGGTGGTgcgcgtttgcggttgcggttaAGGATGGTGAGGAAGGTTTGCTGGTTCACGGTGGGAATAGTCCGACCAACGAGCGTCTTGATGATATGGTGTTTTGGCGTTTCTAG